From a single Lentimicrobiaceae bacterium genomic region:
- a CDS encoding tetratricopeptide repeat protein: protein MKRSILVILTSLSLAGYSPVIAQHTVSNQHPQVDKSSATDLFAKEKYGAARQVYAGIIPSEMLLVAYDAEKEYGIAASAAEMQHGDAAYLLNKFLSDYPENTRTNRAWFQLGNLNFRNNKYSDALSAYDKVNTYDMNTEENAEYTFKKGYCYFKKNDFDQAAELFYGIKDQQTKYTGPATYYYAHIMYASGKYETALRDFEKLRDDETFKKVIPYYIIQIYYLQGRYDEMLEMSQPYLKGQRNKRTNEILRLAADVNYRKGNYAKAIELMEEYRKINRNKASREESYALGFSYYKTMDYAKAIPEFQTVATGEDSLAQNAYYHLGDCYLKTDQKQFASNSFLSAWKVPVKSDLAEDALFNYAKLSIELSYNPYNEAIKALQQYLTEYPDSPRRDEAYTYLANLYMVTKNYKEALLTLENIKKRNNSQNAIYQKISYFRGIELFNDNQYFDAIGQFKNALGNKNDNYITASATFWTGESYYRLNQYDIAANYYNNFLKTPGAEKHSAFSSVNYNLGYAAFKQKKYGEARTAFAKYLEGHPADPKMLNDARLRLGDCYFMGKQYPEAIQQYDLAIGARAADADYALYQKAVAVGVTGNLNQKLASLQKLVADYPKSPYSDDARYETGRTLVTLNRNEEALAAFQKLIKDFPKSSLVKNASLNSGLIYYNTNRDQLALETFKKVVKDYPATPEAREALAVIRNIYVDLNQVDSYVSYAADIPFANVSVAEQDSLTYTAVENRYMSGDCEKALPGFISYIQKFANGSFIVNAHFYKADCESRSGKYAEALKSYEFILSRPRNRFTENAALKGAGILYRMKDYAGALNMYQRLEENAENKANITEAITGQMRCNYQTGNYGQAIQYAQRTLTQERLTPALEAETQLIIGKSARALQRTDLAKSSFEETLKLSQGEAGAEALYNLAEMNFQEKDYKTSETRIFRLTGDFSSYDYWVAKSFILLSDIYLNTGNTFQAKQTLQSIIDNYQGEDLKKIATDKLQAINLQENAGQQDKKVFDDEEGIIIK from the coding sequence CGCAGCGCGGCAGGTTTATGCCGGAATTATACCATCAGAAATGTTGCTGGTGGCTTACGACGCCGAAAAAGAATACGGCATAGCAGCCAGTGCTGCCGAAATGCAACATGGCGATGCGGCCTACCTGCTCAACAAATTTCTGAGCGATTATCCTGAAAACACCCGCACCAACCGCGCATGGTTTCAACTGGGCAATCTGAACTTCCGCAACAATAAATACAGCGACGCCCTGAGTGCTTATGACAAGGTAAATACCTATGACATGAACACCGAAGAAAATGCCGAATACACTTTTAAAAAAGGCTACTGTTACTTTAAGAAAAACGACTTTGATCAGGCGGCAGAACTGTTTTACGGCATTAAGGATCAGCAGACCAAATACACCGGGCCGGCAACCTATTACTATGCACATATCATGTATGCCAGCGGAAAGTATGAAACCGCACTCAGAGATTTTGAAAAGCTCAGAGACGATGAAACATTTAAAAAAGTCATCCCTTACTACATCATTCAGATATATTACCTGCAGGGCCGTTATGACGAAATGCTTGAAATGTCGCAACCTTATCTGAAAGGCCAGCGCAACAAGCGTACCAACGAAATACTCCGCTTGGCTGCTGATGTAAATTACCGCAAGGGGAATTATGCCAAAGCCATTGAGCTGATGGAGGAATACCGCAAAATAAACCGAAACAAAGCCAGCCGGGAAGAAAGTTATGCACTTGGTTTTTCATACTACAAGACCATGGATTATGCAAAGGCAATCCCTGAATTTCAAACAGTTGCCACCGGCGAAGACAGCCTGGCACAAAATGCATATTACCATCTGGGCGATTGCTATCTGAAAACAGATCAGAAACAGTTTGCATCCAATTCCTTTTTATCGGCCTGGAAAGTGCCCGTTAAATCAGACCTTGCCGAAGACGCTCTTTTCAACTATGCCAAACTGAGCATCGAGCTTTCATACAATCCTTACAACGAAGCCATCAAAGCCCTGCAGCAGTATCTGACCGAATATCCGGATTCGCCCAGACGCGACGAAGCCTACACTTATCTGGCCAACCTTTACATGGTTACCAAAAACTATAAAGAAGCCCTGCTTACCCTCGAAAACATCAAAAAACGCAACAACAGCCAGAATGCGATATATCAAAAAATAAGCTACTTCAGAGGAATAGAGCTTTTTAACGACAACCAGTATTTTGATGCCATCGGACAGTTCAAAAATGCACTCGGCAACAAAAATGACAACTACATAACAGCCAGTGCCACCTTCTGGACCGGAGAATCGTACTATCGTTTAAACCAATATGACATCGCCGCCAATTATTACAACAACTTTCTGAAAACACCCGGCGCCGAAAAGCACAGTGCATTTTCATCAGTCAATTACAATCTGGGCTATGCTGCATTTAAGCAGAAAAAATACGGTGAAGCACGCACTGCCTTTGCCAAATATCTGGAAGGGCATCCTGCTGATCCCAAAATGCTCAACGACGCCCGCCTGAGATTGGGCGATTGTTACTTTATGGGCAAACAATACCCTGAGGCTATTCAGCAATACGATTTGGCTATTGGCGCCCGCGCCGCTGATGCCGACTATGCGCTTTATCAGAAAGCAGTAGCAGTGGGAGTTACCGGCAACCTGAACCAGAAACTCGCATCGCTGCAAAAGCTGGTGGCCGACTACCCCAAATCGCCTTATAGCGACGACGCCAGATACGAAACCGGTCGCACCCTTGTGACGCTCAACCGCAATGAAGAAGCGCTGGCCGCCTTCCAAAAGCTTATCAAAGACTTCCCCAAAAGCAGCCTGGTAAAAAATGCATCGCTTAACAGCGGACTTATTTACTACAATACCAACCGCGACCAACTGGCACTTGAAACCTTCAAAAAAGTAGTAAAAGACTATCCGGCAACACCTGAGGCCCGCGAAGCCCTGGCGGTGATCCGCAATATTTATGTCGATTTAAACCAGGTTGACAGTTATGTTTCTTATGCAGCCGACATCCCATTTGCCAACGTAAGCGTGGCCGAACAGGACTCACTTACATACACCGCCGTGGAAAACCGCTATATGAGTGGCGACTGCGAAAAAGCACTTCCGGGGTTTATCTCTTACATTCAGAAATTTGCCAATGGAAGTTTTATTGTAAATGCCCATTTTTACAAGGCCGACTGCGAATCGCGTTCAGGCAAATATGCCGAAGCGCTTAAAAGCTATGAATTTATTCTGAGCCGTCCGCGCAACCGCTTTACAGAAAATGCCGCTTTAAAGGGAGCCGGTATCCTTTACCGGATGAAAGACTATGCAGGAGCGCTGAACATGTACCAGCGACTTGAAGAAAACGCCGAAAACAAAGCCAATATTACCGAAGCAATCACCGGCCAGATGCGCTGCAACTATCAAACCGGCAATTATGGCCAGGCCATTCAATATGCACAGCGCACCCTCACACAGGAGCGCCTCACCCCTGCCCTTGAAGCTGAAACGCAGCTAATCATCGGAAAATCGGCCCGGGCACTTCAACGCACCGATCTGGCCAAAAGTTCATTTGAGGAAACCCTCAAACTTTCGCAGGGCGAGGCCGGCGCTGAAGCACTGTACAACCTGGCTGAAATGAACTTCCAGGAAAAGGATTACAAAACAAGCGAAACCAGAATTTTCAGGCTCACCGGCGACTTCTCGTCATACGACTACTGGGTAGCCAAATCGTTTATCCTGCTTTCCGATATTTACCTGAATACCGGAAATACTTTTCAGGCCAAACAAACCTTGCAGAGCATTATTGACAACTACCAGGGTGAAGATTTGAAGAAAATAGCCACCGACAAACTGCAGGCCATTAACCTTCAGGAAAATGCCGGACAACAGGACAAGAAAGTATTCGACGACGAAGAAGGCATCATCATCAAATAA
- the gyrB gene encoding DNA topoisomerase (ATP-hydrolyzing) subunit B, translating to MSELNKPAEANENGNGNGNYTADNIQVLEGLEAVRKRPSMYIGDTGSRGLHHLVYEVVDNSIDEALAGYCNDISVFIHPDNSITVKDNGRGIPTDMHEKEKRSALEVVMTVLHAGGKFDKGSYKVSGGLHGVGVSCVNALSSMLKVNVEREGQLFEQEYSIGKPLYPVRVAGTSDRTGTTVHFKPDASIFTTEVYDYEILSSRLRELAFLNKGIRLSITDERNTDENGDFVYSTFFSEKGLLDFIEYLDGMREKLMPDPIYIEGEKNDIPVEISLQYNTSFSENIHSYVNNINTHEGGTHLSGFRRALTRTLKSYADKSGMLAKLKFDINGDDFREGLTAIISVKVQEPQFEGQTKTKLGNNEVMGAVDTLVSELLNYYLEEHPKEARTIVNKVILAATARHAARKARELVQRKNVLSGSGLPGKLADCSEKDPALCEIYLVEGDSAGGTAKQGRDRKFQAILPLRGKILNVEKAMQHKIFDNEEIKNMFTALGVTIGTEDDSKALNLSKLRYHKVVIMTDADVDGSHIATLILTFFFRYMKEMIESGYVYIATPPLYLIKKGNNERYCWTEEERIAISAELAGAGKESSVHVQRYKGLGEMNAEQLWLTTMNPEFRTLRQVTIENGTEADRIFSMLMGDEVPPRRDFIEKNAKYARIDV from the coding sequence ATGAGCGAATTAAATAAACCAGCCGAAGCCAATGAAAACGGGAATGGCAACGGAAACTACACCGCAGATAACATACAGGTACTTGAAGGACTCGAAGCAGTGCGTAAACGTCCCTCCATGTATATTGGAGACACCGGCTCAAGAGGCTTGCACCATCTTGTTTATGAAGTAGTTGACAACTCTATTGACGAGGCTCTTGCAGGTTATTGCAACGACATTTCGGTTTTTATTCACCCCGACAACTCCATTACTGTAAAAGACAACGGCCGTGGAATACCCACCGATATGCATGAAAAAGAGAAGCGTTCGGCGCTGGAAGTTGTCATGACGGTGCTGCATGCCGGCGGCAAATTCGACAAAGGCTCATACAAGGTATCCGGAGGATTGCATGGTGTAGGGGTTTCCTGCGTCAATGCGCTTTCGTCCATGCTGAAAGTAAACGTTGAACGCGAAGGCCAGCTGTTCGAACAGGAATATTCCATTGGAAAACCCCTTTACCCGGTAAGAGTTGCCGGCACCTCCGACAGAACAGGCACCACCGTTCATTTTAAACCCGACGCCAGTATCTTTACAACAGAGGTATATGATTATGAAATTCTCTCATCGCGTTTGCGCGAACTCGCATTTCTGAACAAAGGCATCCGCCTTTCAATAACTGACGAGCGCAACACCGACGAAAACGGAGATTTTGTTTATTCTACATTCTTCTCTGAAAAGGGACTGCTCGATTTTATCGAGTACCTGGATGGCATGCGCGAAAAGCTTATGCCCGACCCTATTTATATAGAAGGCGAAAAAAATGACATCCCGGTTGAAATCTCTCTGCAGTACAACACTTCGTTCAGCGAAAACATACACTCATACGTTAATAACATCAACACCCACGAAGGAGGAACACACCTTTCGGGATTCCGCAGGGCATTGACCAGAACGCTCAAGAGTTATGCCGATAAGTCAGGCATGCTGGCCAAACTGAAATTTGACATCAATGGTGATGACTTCCGCGAAGGTTTAACAGCCATCATTTCGGTAAAAGTTCAGGAACCTCAGTTTGAAGGGCAGACCAAAACCAAGCTGGGCAACAACGAAGTAATGGGAGCTGTTGACACCCTGGTTTCCGAATTGCTTAATTACTACCTTGAAGAACATCCCAAAGAAGCCCGCACCATTGTCAACAAGGTTATTTTGGCCGCCACTGCCCGACATGCAGCCCGCAAAGCCCGCGAACTGGTACAGCGTAAAAATGTTCTCTCAGGCTCAGGATTGCCAGGAAAACTGGCCGACTGCTCCGAAAAAGATCCGGCACTCTGCGAAATATACCTGGTGGAGGGTGATTCGGCCGGTGGAACAGCCAAACAAGGCCGCGACCGCAAATTTCAGGCTATTCTCCCTCTCAGGGGAAAAATCCTGAATGTTGAAAAAGCCATGCAGCATAAGATTTTTGACAATGAGGAAATCAAAAATATGTTTACCGCCCTTGGAGTAACCATTGGCACCGAAGACGACAGCAAGGCACTTAACCTTTCGAAACTGCGTTATCACAAGGTCGTAATCATGACCGATGCCGATGTGGACGGAAGCCACATTGCCACCCTTATTCTCACCTTCTTCTTCAGATATATGAAGGAAATGATTGAAAGCGGATATGTTTACATTGCCACACCCCCGCTTTACCTCATTAAAAAAGGGAACAACGAACGCTACTGCTGGACCGAAGAAGAGCGAATTGCCATCTCGGCCGAACTGGCTGGCGCAGGAAAAGAAAGCAGCGTGCATGTTCAGCGTTACAAAGGTTTGGGAGAAATGAATGCCGAGCAGTTATGGCTCACAACCATGAATCCTGAGTTCCGCACCCTCAGGCAGGTGACCATCGAAAATGGAACCGAAGCCGACCGTATTTTCTCCATGCTGATGGGTGATGAGGTGCCACCCCGCCGCGATTTTATTGAAAAGAACGCTAAATACGCCAGAATTGACGTGTAA
- a CDS encoding prolyl oligopeptidase family serine peptidase, producing MKNLKLLLCLLLLGAGSAGAQSLVQSEGSFQGNVIKTVSSEYLLYLPDGFDEEPGKQWPLLVFLHGSGERGSDLEKVKVHGPPRLINEGRKFPFVVLSPQCPDRTDWDTETLFALIKHIASRYRIDETRVYVTGLSMGGWATWDLAMAHPDYFAAIAPVCGRVNRNYNERACELKNMPIWAFHGAADDVVLINETARMIKDLKACGNEARFTIYPLANHDSWTETYNNPELYDWFLSQKRK from the coding sequence ATGAAAAATCTGAAATTGTTGCTGTGTTTGTTATTGTTGGGCGCTGGTTCGGCAGGTGCTCAGTCTCTTGTTCAAAGCGAAGGCTCTTTCCAGGGGAATGTAATCAAAACGGTGTCATCAGAATACCTGCTTTATTTGCCTGACGGATTTGATGAGGAACCCGGAAAGCAATGGCCCTTGCTGGTTTTTCTGCATGGTTCGGGCGAGCGGGGCTCCGACCTCGAGAAGGTTAAAGTGCACGGGCCTCCCAGACTTATCAATGAAGGCAGGAAATTTCCGTTTGTGGTGCTTTCGCCACAATGTCCCGACAGGACTGACTGGGATACTGAAACATTGTTTGCTCTTATCAAACATATTGCTTCGCGGTATCGTATTGATGAAACCAGGGTTTATGTTACCGGTTTGAGTATGGGAGGCTGGGCCACCTGGGATTTGGCTATGGCTCACCCCGATTATTTTGCCGCCATTGCCCCCGTTTGCGGTAGGGTAAACCGGAATTATAATGAAAGGGCCTGCGAGCTCAAAAATATGCCCATATGGGCGTTTCATGGTGCGGCTGACGATGTGGTGCTCATCAATGAAACAGCCAGAATGATAAAGGATTTGAAAGCTTGTGGCAACGAAGCCCGGTTTACCATTTATCCGTTGGCTAACCATGATAGCTGGACTGAAACATACAACAACCCTGAATTGTATGATTGGTTTCTGTCGCAAAAGCGTAAATAA